One stretch of Oncorhynchus masou masou isolate Uvic2021 chromosome 9, UVic_Omas_1.1, whole genome shotgun sequence DNA includes these proteins:
- the LOC135546243 gene encoding homeobox protein meis3-like: MDKRYEDLVHYSGSEGMPVGGYGEVMRSLHPPHYGHTVPDSLKHHRDQIYGHPLFPLLALVFEKCELATCSPRDVTSHSVPPHLQGLTNHSDVCSSDSFNDDIAAFAKQIRSEKPIFSTNPELDNLMIQAIQVLRFHLLELEKVHDLCDNFCNRYITCLKGKMPTDLILDDKEGGPKSDVEDFTGSCTSLSEQNQSWLRDPDDCASTPLGTPGMSCGLPSHSTDNCSDTGDGLDGGVASPSTGEEDDTDRDRRNNKKRGIFPKLATNIMRAWLFQHLSHPYPSEEQKKQLAQDTGLTILQVNNWFINARRRIVQPMIDQSNRSGQGGPYSPEGAALGGYGLDGQAHLGLRAAGLQGMPSLPGEYPGALLSQSGYPHAGPSLHPYPGPHPAMLLHPPPHPHPADPLIGQGLDIHAH; the protein is encoded by the exons ATGGATAAGAGG TATGAAGACCTGGTGCACTACTCAGGGTCTGAGGGCATGCCCGTGGGGGGGTATGGAGAGGTCATGAGGTCACTGCACCCCCCTCACTATGGCCACACTGTCCCAGATTCCCTCAAACACCACAGGGACCAGATCTATGG TCATCCCCTGTTTCCATTGCTGGCCCTGGTGTTTGAGAAGTGTGAGCTGGCCACCTGCTCCCCGCGGGACGTCACATCCCACTCAGTCCCTCCCCACCTCCAAGGCCTGACCAATCACAGTGATGTATGCTCCTCAGACTCCTTCAACGATGACATCGCAGCCTTCGCCAAACAG ATTCGCTCAGAGAAGCCCATTTTTTCTACAAATCCTGAACTGGACAACCTG ATGATCCAGGCCATCCAGGTACTACGTTTCCACCTGTTGGAGCTGGAAAAG GTTCATGACCTGTGTGATAACTTCTGCAATCGCTACATCACCTGCCTGAAGGGCAAGATGCCCACAGACCTGATTCTGGATGACAAGGAGGGCGGGCCCAAATCCGACGTGGAGGATTTCACTGGCTCCTGCACTAGTCTGTCAGAACAG AATCAGTCGTGGTTGCGGGATCCTGATGACTGTGCGTCCACTCCGCTAGGGACCCCTGGCATGTCGTGTGGCCTGCCTTCACACAGCACAGACAACTGCAGCGATACGG GGGATGGTTTGGATGGGGGCGTGGCCTCCCCCAGTACGGGAGAGGAGGACGATACGGACCGAGACAGAAGGAACAACAAGAAGAGGGGCATTTTTCCCAAACTGGCAACCAACATCATGAGGGCATGGCTCTTCCAGCATTTATcg CACCCATACCCCTCAGAGGAGCAGAAGAAGCAGCTGGCACAGGACACAGGCCTGACCATCCTGCAGGTCAACAACTG gTTTATCAATGCAAGACGGAGAATAGTACAGCCCATGATTGACCAGTCAAATCGCTCAG GTCAAGGTGGTCCTTACAGCCCAGAGGGAGCAGCACTGGGGGGCTACGGACTGGACGGCCAAGCCCACCTGGGTCTCAGGGCAGCAG gtCTTCAGGGGATGCCGTCTCTTCCCGGAGAGTACCCCGGGGCCCTGCTGTCCCAGTCTGGCTACCCCCACGCCGGCCCGTCCCTGCACCCCTACCCCGGCCCCCACCCCGCCATGCTGCTGCACCCACCGCCCCACCCCCACCCCGCCGATCCCCTCATAGGCCAGGGCCTGGACATACACGCCCACTAA